In Populus alba chromosome 1, ASM523922v2, whole genome shotgun sequence, a single window of DNA contains:
- the LOC118028007 gene encoding probable GTP-binding protein OBGM, mitochondrial isoform X1 gives MINFYHSSTFSFEFSSILCHQFCIRAISSAGCWHELKIEFTVGLLKLTTERKMWLRSIKPFYLLNSFKKSSKPPWILSSLLSYTDSPYSKAKASPLQETRMRDRFNVNARGGDGGSGCSSFRRSRRDRHGRPDGGNGGRGGDVILECSSAVWDFSGLQHHIIAAKGGHGASKNMIGSRGEDKVVQVPVGTVIHLIKGEVPSIVEKCSTTDLDPWDIPGTLDTDQSDKNVNLAEDVVSLDCTSGLSPHGEGTISKQAAQYESTGVEDIQYNVVELTKQGQQIIVAHGGEGGLGNMSLANVSKIAKPCKPEISRNSALDPETPDEVQSTLSSGLPGSEAVLVLELKSIADVGFVGMPNAGKSTLLGAISRAKPAVGHYAFTTLRPNLGKVNFEDISITVADIPGLIKGAHENRGLGHAFLRHIERTKVLAYVIDLAAALNGNKGLPPWEQLKDLVLELEHHQEGLSNRPALVVANKIDEAGAEDVYEELKGRVRGVPLYPVCAVLGEGVPELKAGLRMLMDSRESQRLILENIDCS, from the exons ATGATCAATTTTTATCATtcatcaaccttttcttttgaattttcttctatcCTCTGCCACCAGTTTTGTATTCGAGCCATTTCTTCTGCAGGTTGCTGGCATGAGCTGAAAATTGAATTCACTGTGGGTCTATTGAAATTAACGACAGAGAGGAAAATGTGGTTACGCTCCATAAAACCCTTTTATTTGTTAAACTCCTTTAAAAAGTCCTCAAAACCTCCATGGATTTTGTCATCTTTGTTGTCTTACACAGACAGCCCTTACTCAAAAGCAAAGGCTTCCCCTTTACAG GAAACCAGAATGAGAGACAGATTTAATGTAAATGCTAGAGGAGGTGATGGGGGCAGTGGTTGCTCCAGCTTTCGCCGTAGCCGACGTGACAGGCATGGCAGACCTGATG GTGGAAATGGTGGTAGAGGGGGAGATGTGATTTTAGAATGTTCCTCTGCAGTTTGGGACTTCAGCGGTTTGCAACATCACATT ATTGCAGCAAAAGGGGGTCATGGAGCCTCTAAGAATATGATAGGATCTCGGGGGGAGGATAAG GTTGTTCAGGTACCTGTTGGCACTGTGATTCATCTCATAAAGGGTGAGGTTCCATCTATTGTAGAAAAGTGTTCTACGACAGATTTGGACCCATGGGACATTCCAGGCACCCTTGACACTGACCAGTCAGATAAGAATGTGAACCTGGCTGAAGATGTCGTGTCGTTGGATTGCACTAGTGGCTTATCACCTCATGGTGAAGGGACAATAAGCAAACAAGCCGCTCAGTATGAGTCAACAGGGGTGGAAGATATACAATATAATGTTGTAGAATTAACAAAACAAGGTCAACAAATAATTGTTGCTCATGGGGGGGAGGGGGGTTTGGGTAACATGTCTCTTGCAAATGTTTCAAAGATTGCCAAGCCTTGCAAGCCTGAAATCAGTAGAAATAGTGCATTAGATCCTGAAACACCCGATGAGGTTCAATCCACCCTTAGTTCTGGTTTACCAGGTTCTGAGGCTGTTCTGGTATTAGAATTGAAGAGCATTGCTGATGTTGGATTCGTAGGGATGCCAAATGCTGGTAAAAGTACTCTTCTTGGAGCTATATCAAGGGCTAAACCTGCTGTAGGCCACTATGCCTTCACAACTCTCAGACCAAATTTGGGGAAAGTAAATTTTGAGGACATCTCAATCACAGTGGCTGACATTCCTGGACTCATAAAGGGTGCTCATGAGAATCGTGGACTTGGACATGCTTTCTTGCGGCACATTGAACGCACAAAGGTTTTGGCTTATGTGATTGACTTGGCTGCTGCACTGAATGGTAACAAAGGACTTCCACCATGGGAACAGTTGAAAGATTTAGTGTTAGAGCTTGAGCACCATCAAGAGGGTCTGTCCAATCGGCCAGCCTTAGTAGTGGCAAATAAAATTGACGAGGCAGGTGCTGAAGATGTGTATGAAGAATTGAAAGGAAGGGTGAGAGGTGTTCCTTTGTATCCAGTGTGTGCTGTCTTGGGGGAGGGGGTACCAGAGCTAAAAGCTGGTCTTAGGATGCTCATGGATAGCAGAGAATCACAGAGACTGATTTTAGAAAACATTGATTGTTCTTGA
- the LOC118028007 gene encoding probable GTP-binding protein OBGM, mitochondrial isoform X2, translating to MWLRSIKPFYLLNSFKKSSKPPWILSSLLSYTDSPYSKAKASPLQETRMRDRFNVNARGGDGGSGCSSFRRSRRDRHGRPDGGNGGRGGDVILECSSAVWDFSGLQHHIIAAKGGHGASKNMIGSRGEDKVVQVPVGTVIHLIKGEVPSIVEKCSTTDLDPWDIPGTLDTDQSDKNVNLAEDVVSLDCTSGLSPHGEGTISKQAAQYESTGVEDIQYNVVELTKQGQQIIVAHGGEGGLGNMSLANVSKIAKPCKPEISRNSALDPETPDEVQSTLSSGLPGSEAVLVLELKSIADVGFVGMPNAGKSTLLGAISRAKPAVGHYAFTTLRPNLGKVNFEDISITVADIPGLIKGAHENRGLGHAFLRHIERTKVLAYVIDLAAALNGNKGLPPWEQLKDLVLELEHHQEGLSNRPALVVANKIDEAGAEDVYEELKGRVRGVPLYPVCAVLGEGVPELKAGLRMLMDSRESQRLILENIDCS from the exons ATGTGGTTACGCTCCATAAAACCCTTTTATTTGTTAAACTCCTTTAAAAAGTCCTCAAAACCTCCATGGATTTTGTCATCTTTGTTGTCTTACACAGACAGCCCTTACTCAAAAGCAAAGGCTTCCCCTTTACAG GAAACCAGAATGAGAGACAGATTTAATGTAAATGCTAGAGGAGGTGATGGGGGCAGTGGTTGCTCCAGCTTTCGCCGTAGCCGACGTGACAGGCATGGCAGACCTGATG GTGGAAATGGTGGTAGAGGGGGAGATGTGATTTTAGAATGTTCCTCTGCAGTTTGGGACTTCAGCGGTTTGCAACATCACATT ATTGCAGCAAAAGGGGGTCATGGAGCCTCTAAGAATATGATAGGATCTCGGGGGGAGGATAAG GTTGTTCAGGTACCTGTTGGCACTGTGATTCATCTCATAAAGGGTGAGGTTCCATCTATTGTAGAAAAGTGTTCTACGACAGATTTGGACCCATGGGACATTCCAGGCACCCTTGACACTGACCAGTCAGATAAGAATGTGAACCTGGCTGAAGATGTCGTGTCGTTGGATTGCACTAGTGGCTTATCACCTCATGGTGAAGGGACAATAAGCAAACAAGCCGCTCAGTATGAGTCAACAGGGGTGGAAGATATACAATATAATGTTGTAGAATTAACAAAACAAGGTCAACAAATAATTGTTGCTCATGGGGGGGAGGGGGGTTTGGGTAACATGTCTCTTGCAAATGTTTCAAAGATTGCCAAGCCTTGCAAGCCTGAAATCAGTAGAAATAGTGCATTAGATCCTGAAACACCCGATGAGGTTCAATCCACCCTTAGTTCTGGTTTACCAGGTTCTGAGGCTGTTCTGGTATTAGAATTGAAGAGCATTGCTGATGTTGGATTCGTAGGGATGCCAAATGCTGGTAAAAGTACTCTTCTTGGAGCTATATCAAGGGCTAAACCTGCTGTAGGCCACTATGCCTTCACAACTCTCAGACCAAATTTGGGGAAAGTAAATTTTGAGGACATCTCAATCACAGTGGCTGACATTCCTGGACTCATAAAGGGTGCTCATGAGAATCGTGGACTTGGACATGCTTTCTTGCGGCACATTGAACGCACAAAGGTTTTGGCTTATGTGATTGACTTGGCTGCTGCACTGAATGGTAACAAAGGACTTCCACCATGGGAACAGTTGAAAGATTTAGTGTTAGAGCTTGAGCACCATCAAGAGGGTCTGTCCAATCGGCCAGCCTTAGTAGTGGCAAATAAAATTGACGAGGCAGGTGCTGAAGATGTGTATGAAGAATTGAAAGGAAGGGTGAGAGGTGTTCCTTTGTATCCAGTGTGTGCTGTCTTGGGGGAGGGGGTACCAGAGCTAAAAGCTGGTCTTAGGATGCTCATGGATAGCAGAGAATCACAGAGACTGATTTTAGAAAACATTGATTGTTCTTGA
- the LOC118028009 gene encoding metallothionein-like protein type 2, with translation MSCCGGKCGCGSGCSCGSGCNGCGMYPDLGFSETSTTQTIIAGVAPVKMFCEGAEMNFGAENDCKCGSNGTCDPCSCK, from the exons ATGTCTTGCTGCGGAGGAAAATGTGGCTGTGGCTCTGGCTGCAGCTGCGGCAGTGGCTGCAATGg ATGCGGTATGTACCCAGACTTGGGTTTCTCTGAGACCTCCACAACTCAGACAATCATCGCTGGTGTTGCTCCGGTTAAAAT GTTTTGTGAGGGGGCCGAGATGAACTTCGGCGCTGAGAATGACTGCAAATGTGGGTCAAACGGCACCTGTGATCCATGCTCCTGCAAATGA
- the LOC118028010 gene encoding outer envelope pore protein 16, chloroplastic encodes MPSSSFGASLATPKLNVAIDTGNPFLNVTVDGFLKIGTVAATKSLAEDAYYVIKGGNFSGRKIEHSLKKMCKEGAYWGTVAGMYVGMEYGMERIRGTHDWKNVMLGGALTGALISAASNKNKDNIVIDAIAGGAIATASTFLNYLI; translated from the exons atgccAAGTAGCAGTTTCGGGGCTTCTTTAGCGACTCCAAAACTTAATGTGGCAATCGACACGGGCAATCCCTTCCTCAATGTCACCGTTGATGGTTTCTTGAAGATTGGCACC GTTGCAGCAACTAAATCACTTGCTGAGGATGCATATTATGTCATCAAAGGAG GGAATTTCTCAGGTCGCAAGATTGAGCATTCG TTGAAGAAGATGTGCAAGGAAGGTGCTTATTGGG GAACTGTTGCTGGCATGTATGTTGGGATGGAATATGGAATGGAGAGAATTCGTGGCACTCATGACTGG AAGAATGTCATGCTTGGAGGTGCTTTGACAGGAGCTCTGATATCTGCTGCCAGTAATAAGAACAAAGACAATATTGTAATTGATGCCATTGCTGGGGGTGCCATTGCAACTGCATCAACATTCCTCAACTATCTCATATGA
- the LOC118028011 gene encoding glucan endo-1,3-beta-glucosidase translates to MAKSRTLFLLLFTLYYHFSSSSAAYTVGVNYGTVANNLPSPSQVASFLKTQTTIDRVKIFDTNPDILRAFANTGISVTVTVGNGDIPSLAKLPAAQSWIAANILPFHPQTSIKYIAVGNEVLATSDKVLIAHTLPAMKALTSALELANITTIHVATPHSLGILSSSEPPSTGRFRKGYDQRIFAPFLDYHRKTKSPFMVNPYPYFGFKAETLNYALFKPNSGVFDPATGNNYTNMFDAQLDAVYSAMKRLGYGDVDIVVAETGWPSVGDPNQPGVSMENAISYNKNLVKHVNSGKGTPLMPNRTFETYVFSLFNENLKPSVSERNFGLFKPDLTPVYDVGVLRNDKALAPTPGTAADAPSSSSPGRERQWCVPKSDASDDALQKNIDYVCSNGVDCKPIQQGGPCFVPDTVKSHASYAMNAFYQASGRHDFDCDFNNTGVLTSIDPSYEACDYPFDGLKLQQKSVAGISRRLYCTVVEILMVASGLIFVHFFLF, encoded by the exons atggcaaaatcTCGCACTCTTTTCCTGCTCTTATTCACTCTCTACTACCACTTCAGCTCCAGCTCCGCCGCCTACACAGTTGGTGTTAACTACGGGACCGTAGCAAACAACCTTCCTTCACCATCCCAAGTAGCCAGCTTCCTTAAAACTCAAACCACCATAGACCGGGTCAAGATCTTTGACACCAACCCGGACATTCTCCGCGCCTTTGCCAACACTGGAATCTCAGTAACTGTCACCGTCGGCAACGGCGACATCCCTTCTCTTGCCAAACTCCCTGCTGCCCAATCTTGGATCGCCGCTAATATCTTACCATTCCATCCTCAAACATCCATCAAATACATTGCAGTAGGAAACGAGGTCCTTGCCACTTCCGACAAAGTTCTAATAGCACACACTTTGCCTGCTATGAAAGCCCTGACATCAGCACTTGAACTTGCTAATATCACTACTATTCACGTCGCGACTCCTCACTCTTTAGGTATATTATCCTCATCTGAACCTCCCAGTACGGGCCGGTTTCGAAAAGGGTACGATCAAAGAATTTTTGCTCCGTTCCTCGATTATCACCGCAAGACAAAGTCTCCTTTCATGGTTAATCCATACCCCTATTTTGGATTCAAGGCAGAGACTTTAAACTACGCGTTGTTTAAGCCAAACAGCGGAGTTTTTGACCCGGCGACGGGAAACAATTACACCAACATGTTCGATGCTCAGCTTGATGCGGTTTATTCGGCGATGAAGAGGTTGGGTTATGGCGATGTTGACATTGTGGTGGCGGAAACGGGTTGGCCGTCCGTGGGTGACCCGAATCAACCTGGTGTCAGCATGGAGAACGCGATCTCGTACAACAAGAACCTCGTGAAGCACGTGAATTCAGGAAAAGGAACGCCTCTGATGCCTAATAGAACTTTCGAGACTTACGTTTTCTCTTTGTTTAACGAGAATCTTAAACCCTCGGTTTCAGAGAGGAATTTCGGGTTGTTCAAGCCGGATCTTACCCCGGTTTATGATGTCGGAGTTTTACGCAATGACAAG GCACTGGCTCCGACACCCGGTACGGCAGCGGATGCCCCGTCATCGTCTAGTCCCGGGAGGGAGAGGCAGTGGTGCGTGCCAAAATCAGACGCCAGTGATGACGCGTTACAGAAGAACATCGATTACGTGTGTAGCAATGGAGTTGATTGCAAGCCCATACAACAAGGGGGGCCTTGCTTTGTCCCTGATACTGTGAAGTCACATGCATCATATGCAATGAATGCCTTCTATCAGGCCTCTGGTCGTCATGACTTCGACTGTGATTTCAACAACACTGGAGTGCTCACCTCCATTGACCCTA GTTACGAGGCGTGTGATTATCCGTTCGATGGGCTAAAGTTGCAGCAAAAGTCGGTCGCGGGAATCTCGAGGAGATTGTACTGCACCGTTGTAGAGATTCTTATGGTGGCTTCTGGCTTGATATTTGtccacttttttcttttttag